The Rosa chinensis cultivar Old Blush chromosome 7, RchiOBHm-V2, whole genome shotgun sequence DNA segment gcgttagcaattcCTGTGTATTTCTTGATAAATCCATTACATTGTCAAAGCAGTTCTATCAAACATATTGCACTAGTGTTCTTTTAGGTATTTTCACATACCTTCGGATCCCCTATGAGTGAAATTGCGACGCTAAGCCTTCTCTTCATACCTCCACTATACTTCCCAGCCTGTTTGTCAGCAACTCCACCATAGAACAGATTCACACTCTTCAAAGACTCTTCCACAGCCTGATCAGCAACCAGAATCAGGTAAACAAATTAAGCTTAAGATGTAACTTAATTTGTTTACAATGACAATATATCTCTATGTAAGAATCGAGTTAGAATGTACATGATGACTTACTTCTATTAAGGCAGAACCTTTGAGATTCTTAAGTCTGCCATAAAACAGCAAATGCTCCCTTCCGGTCAGGCTCTCCCATAGTAAGCTAAACAATATCCGAAAAGCACGAAATTAGTTTCAAATAATCaaaagaacccaaaaaaaaaaaaatattgattgaTTGCAGTATCTTGGCTGGCTTACTCGTGCTGTGGACAAACACCCATGCTGGTATATATTTCATCCATCTGAGTCCAAATGTCCATACCATGAACATATGCCGCACCAGAGCTTGGTTTTGTCAGACCAATCATCTGCATGTCGACAGAAAACAGAGGTTAAATGCAATTAAATGATTAAACTAGATAGCTGTAACTAGTCGTTAAATAATTTAAGATTTAGAGAGTTCAATTATTCCATGAATAACTGATATAGTACTTTACCATGCTAATAAAAGAGGTCTTCCCTGCACCATTGGGACCAAGCATGCCAAAGCATTCCCCTCGTGGCAAAGCAAGACATAACCCTTTCACTGCAAACTTCTCAGGGTTTCCATCTCTTCCTGGATACACCTTTTTCAGGTCATGGCAGATGATCGCATGACTTGTACTATCTTGATCCAATAGCAAACTCTCAACCTTCTCCATCTGCAAATAAATTGAGCAATTGTAAGGGGAATGCAATGTATAGTTATGCAATTCATTTTGATTCATATGAGTGACAACAAAATTCAGATAAGTAACATTTACCTCTTGAGTAACATCAGGTTTGTCCATCTGAATAGAAACTGTAGATCCCTGCCATTGTGCACTAGGCGTCCCACTCCTAAGAGATGAGGAATGTTCTTTATTCTTTCCAAAGCAGCTTTGCAAGAAAAATAGAGGACTTTTTCCACTTACAGATGATGTAAGTTTATCCAAGTTATATGCAACAAAAATCAGCACAAACCACTCCACAAACATGACAATCAAGACTTCTCTCATCCCATTCTTGCTGTGTCTCAAATTTCCCCATCGCATCCCAACAGTCCCCACAGTACTTGCTTCAGGGGTGAATTCTGCAAACTCATATAACCCACGATACAGAGACAAGCCAGGAATTAACTCAAGAACAATGATCCAGTATCCTACATACGCACAAGAAtaggtaaaaaaataaaaaataaaaaagagcatTGAAGAAAAGCAGATTAAGTACAAAATATGTCATTTTCACCAACGGGTATTTCCACTTACTAGGGAATGATGGATCTTCTATGAAGGCTTGAAAAAGTTCTGAACCAAAAAGCCCGGTTGCAAAGACCAATATGTAACCTATAACTGTAATCATCCAAGCAATCATGTCAATGTAAAAGATAGCCTACTTACATATTAGGAAATGCACTGAATCAATATACAAAGATATGGACATGATGATCAAACCTGAACAAGCCTTAACGTTGGAGAACAATGCAGCTGCTAGAAAAGCCATCGCTATTTGCAAATTCATATATAAGAAGTAGAAAACAAACTGGATGGTGTAGTCATGTAGTCTGAAAATTTTTAACCCTGTAACAAGTCATCATCaactaattatttaattaaatgtACACAAGTTAAGTGAAGCTAGACTAGCGAGAACAGCAGTACATACATACCGGTAAGTGAGCCAGATATAACAAGACATAGCATGTACACTACAGATACTGTAAGAAAATAGGCATAGGAAATCATCCAATAGGGTCCATCACCAAGTCCATGCATTTTCATCATGATTCtgagtttttgttgtttttcgtACACCAGCGACTTCATCACAACCTTCAAGTCAAATTGGGAAGCTTAATAAGAAATTAAGGGAAACTCTACTTGATAGCATAAGTAGTTGTAAGCTTGCAGCTAATTAATATATATGGAAAAGCAGTGAATGCTCTCACAGGGAAGAGAAGTAAGATAACCCATGTAAAGAAGAGTGGACCAATCATAGAGGCAATATCTGGCATCTGGAATGGGGTTTCCTGCAGCTTGGGCATTTCTTTGACAAAATCAAGCAGCATATTTGTTCCAAAACCTTTCAAGAACCGTAGGTAGGCACTGGAGGCCTGTGaataattgaaataaaatttACAAATAAGTACGAAAATAGATTACTAATTCCTAGCAGAATAGGGAAGTtaaactcaaaaaccaaaaaagccAAACGATGCGcttgtctgtgtgtgtgtaactGTGTATACCAGATTCACTGCACGCGGAAGCCGCAACAATTTAGAATCACTCCCAGCCCCGCTCAGCACCTCGCCAACATCATCATCTCCAGATTTCAAGCTTGAATTGTACCATACGCTCACATTGAAATTATTCTTATCTGAGTTGGAGAAATCATAGGCTGCATTGCAAGAAAACACACTATGAGTGTCAGTAGTACTTTTTCCCCTAAATGATACTATCACATATTGATATATTCATCACATCAAACAATTAGTAACTAGAATGTTAGCAGTACCTCCAAGTACTTCATTAATCTTCCCCTCTGAATTCCCATTTCTGTAACCTCTATATAGCTCATTGTTTACTTCGGTAGAAGTATTGCGCCACAAAGGCAAACCTTCAACACATTCAACAACTAGATTCGATCGAAGACAGCATAGTTAGGTAAAGAAAATTGTTTAGCATAATGTACTGCACACAACGAAGCTGAAGAACTACtgtgtttatcattttatgTAGTCACGTACATATTTTTGGTTGCAAACTTGCTTCTCGAACTGGAAGATAGAATGAAGAATTTGGTGAGCAGTGGCGCTGCACATTATAGATGGTCACAACATCCATAGACCAGTCATAGTCATGAAACATGTTCTCTTGAGGTGAGGAATCCGAACCCTTAACATTTATAAACATATTGCAACGCAAATCAATGATCCAACATTTACCGACTACAGTATGTAATCAAAATGAGAAATATTGGCAAATAATCACCATGACATTATGCGCTATATATTCCATGCCATCACCAGCGGATTTCGGCGGGGGAGAATTCAACAACATATTTCCAGCCAGAGCTGTGTAACAAATGCACATCAGAAAACCACTAATGAGGCAATTAACAACCAAACACAAAATAATCAATTAAAACATGTAATTATCTTGGTACGTACTTTCTCCTAAAGACTGATTATTCCCAGTAAGAAGTAGTGTTACCGGGCAGGAGGAGTAGCCTCTTTCATCATGCCTACTCCGGCATGACTCATCCGGCAAGTCAGATGGAAGAAAGCTACTTCTTACTGCACGGTAATCTCGAGATGGTAACTGCAACAATGGAGCCCATTCTTGAGGCTGAGGTATGGGACAAGATAAAGTTAGATAAAATTGGTCTGACGATCCACAATCGGGTTTTGATAACTGTTTGTTCACATTCTTCTGCAGACTTTGGAGGGCAGCCAAAATGAGGATGAAGAAAAAGGGTATTAAAACCAGCCTGATATTGGAGCGGATGTTTCTTTTCTGCAAAATGAACACAAACATATTATGATCATATATCATCAAGCTAAAATAATGAAGCAACAGATTTAGATCATTGAACAGTGAAGGAAAATTGCTTCTCTCAATTTCATGTTTAGGCGGTTTAGCCATTAAAAGCGGAGGAGCAAGAGACGTGCAAAGAGTTTAAGACAGAAGTATTAGACGAATTGTTTCAGAGAAATTTAAGACAAGTGGACAAGCAAGCAAAAGAAGCTGGCTTGCGAGCTTCTTCATCAACACCCCCAACTATAAAAGAAAATTCCTACGTTGCCACTCCAATCTTCT contains these protein-coding regions:
- the LOC112180050 gene encoding ABC transporter A family member 8 isoform X1, whose protein sequence is MEPERSAASFWTQSNALLRKSLTYQKRNIRSNIRLVLIPFFFILILAALQSLQKNVNKQLSKPDCGSSDQFYLTLSCPIPQPQEWAPLLQLPSRDYRAVRSSFLPSDLPDESCRSRHDERGYSSCPVTLLLTGNNQSLGETLAGNMLLNSPPPKSAGDGMEYIAHNVMGSDSSPQENMFHDYDWSMDVVTIYNVQRHCSPNSSFYLPVREASLQPKIFVECVEGLPLWRNTSTEVNNELYRGYRNGNSEGKINEVLGAYDFSNSDKNNFNVSVWYNSSLKSGDDDVGEVLSGAGSDSKLLRLPRAVNLASSAYLRFLKGFGTNMLLDFVKEMPKLQETPFQMPDIASMIGPLFFTWVILLLFPVVMKSLVYEKQQKLRIMMKMHGLGDGPYWMISYAYFLTVSVVYMLCLVISGSLTGLKIFRLHDYTIQFVFYFLYMNLQIAMAFLAAALFSNVKACSVIGYILVFATGLFGSELFQAFIEDPSFPRYWIIVLELIPGLSLYRGLYEFAEFTPEASTVGTVGMRWGNLRHSKNGMREVLIVMFVEWFVLIFVAYNLDKLTSSVSGKSPLFFLQSCFGKNKEHSSSLRSGTPSAQWQGSTVSIQMDKPDVTQEMEKVESLLLDQDSTSHAIICHDLKKVYPGRDGNPEKFAVKGLCLALPRGECFGMLGPNGAGKTSFISMMIGLTKPSSGAAYVHGMDIWTQMDEIYTSMGVCPQHDLLWESLTGREHLLFYGRLKNLKGSALIEAVEESLKSVNLFYGGVADKQAGKYSGGMKRRLSVAISLIGDPKVVYMDEPSTGLDPASRNHLWNVVKAAKQDRAILLTTHSMEEAEVLCDRLGIFVDGRLQCIGNPKELKARYGGSYIFTMTTSGDHEEEVEKMVRTISPNANKVYRLSGTQKFELPKNEVTIAHVFQAVEAAKRQFPVFAWGLTDTTLEDVFIKVATTASQ
- the LOC112180050 gene encoding ABC transporter A family member 7 isoform X2; this encodes MEPERSAASFWTQSNALLRKSLTYQKRNIRSNIRLVLIPFFFILILAALQSLQKNVNKQLSKPDCGSSDQFYLTLSCPIPQPQEWAPLLQLPSRDYRAVRSSFLPSDLPDESCRSRHDERGYSSCPVTLLLTGNNQSLGETLAGNMLLNSPPPKSAGDGMEYIAHNVMGSDSSPQENMFHDYDWSMDVVTIYNVQRHCSPNSSFYLPVREASLQPKIFVECVEGLPLWRNTSTEVNNELYRGYRNGNSEGKINEVLGAYDFSNSDKNNFNVSVWYNSSLKSGDDDVGEVLSGAGSDSKLLRLPRAVNLASSAYLRFLKGFGTNMLLDFVKEMPKLQETPFQMPDIASMIGPLFFTWVILLLFPVVMKSLVYEKQQKLRIMMKMHGLGDGPYWMISYAYFLTVSVVYMLCLVISGSLTGLKIFRLHDYTIQFVFYFLYMNLQIAMAFLAAALFSNVKACSVIGYILVFATGLFGSELFQAFIEDPSFPKFTPEASTVGTVGMRWGNLRHSKNGMREVLIVMFVEWFVLIFVAYNLDKLTSSVSGKSPLFFLQSCFGKNKEHSSSLRSGTPSAQWQGSTVSIQMDKPDVTQEMEKVESLLLDQDSTSHAIICHDLKKVYPGRDGNPEKFAVKGLCLALPRGECFGMLGPNGAGKTSFISMMIGLTKPSSGAAYVHGMDIWTQMDEIYTSMGVCPQHDLLWESLTGREHLLFYGRLKNLKGSALIEAVEESLKSVNLFYGGVADKQAGKYSGGMKRRLSVAISLIGDPKVVYMDEPSTGLDPASRNHLWNVVKAAKQDRAILLTTHSMEEAEVLCDRLGIFVDGRLQCIGNPKELKARYGGSYIFTMTTSGDHEEEVEKMVRTISPNANKVYRLSGTQKFELPKNEVTIAHVFQAVEAAKRQFPVFAWGLTDTTLEDVFIKVATTASQ